The Setaria italica strain Yugu1 chromosome IX, Setaria_italica_v2.0, whole genome shotgun sequence genome has a window encoding:
- the LOC101765123 gene encoding zinc finger protein GIS2: MSPSRSRSRSRSRSQSRSRSRSRSPRRRDRLRSERAPRRSRSRSRSRSRSPYRRRERRGNRDFMCKNCRRPGHYAKDCPSAATCNNCNLPGHFAAECTSATVCWNCKESGHIATECKNEALCHTCNKTGHLARDCPTSGSNVKLCNNCFKPGHIAVDCTNERACNNCRQPGHIARECKNDPVCNLCNVSGHVARSCPKTTLASEIQGGPFRDILCRICGQPGHISRNCMATIICDTCGGRGHMSYECPSARIFNRGLRRF, from the exons ATGAGTCCATCAagaagcaggagcaggagcaggagtagGAGCCAGAGTCGCAGCAGAAGCAGGAGCCGCAGTCCTAGGCGAAGAGATAGGTTGCGCAGTGAACGTGCACCCCGCCGCAGTCGCAGTCGCAGTCGCAGCAGGAGCCGCAGCCCATACCGTCGCAGAGAACGACGTGGCAACAG GGATTTTATGTGCAAGAACTGCCGGAGACCTGGACACTACGCTAAGGATTGCCCATCTGCGGCTACATGCAATAACTGTAATCTTCCAGG CCACTTCGCAGCAGAATGCACCTCAGCAACTGTTTGCTGGAACTGCAAGGAATCTGGGCACATTGCCACTGAGTGCAAGAATGAGGCCCTGTGCCACACATGCAATAAAACGGGTCATTTGGCACGAGATTGCCCTACTTCAGGGTCTAACGTTAAGCTATGCAACAATTGTTTTAAGCCAGGCCACATTGCTGTTGACTGCACCAATGAACGGGCCTGCAACAACTGCCGTCAACCTGGACACATAGCTCGGGAGTGCAAGAACGACCCGGTTTGCAACCTGTGCAATGTCTCTGGTCATGTAGCCCGCAGCTGTCCAAAGACAACTCTGGCTTCAGAGATACAGGGAGGCCCGTTCCGTGATATCCTCTGCCGCATCTGTGGCCAGCCAGGACACATCAGCCGCAACTGCATGGCAACCATCATCTGCGACACATGCGGTGGGAGGGGGCACATGTCATATGAGTGCCCGTCGGCCAGGATATTCAATCGCGGTCTCCGCCGGTTCTGA
- the LOC101766069 gene encoding actin-depolymerizing factor 3, which translates to MANARSGVGVNDECMLKFGELQSKRLHRFITFKMNDNFKEIVVDQVGNRETTYEDFTNSLPENDCRYAIYDFDFVTAEDVQKSRIFYILWSPDTAKVKSKMLYATSNQKFKSGLNGIQVDLQATDASEITLDVISARAR; encoded by the exons ATG GCAAACGCAAGATCAGGAGTCGGGGTTAATGATGAGTGCATGCTGAAGTTCGGCGAGCTGCAGTCCAAGAGGCTGCACCGTTTCATCACTTTCAAGATGAACGACAACTTCAAGGAGATTGTGGTGGACCAGGTTGGGAACCGCGAGACCACCTATGAGGATTTCACCAACAGCCTACCTGAAAATGACTGCCGATACGCCATCTATGATTTCGACTTTGTTACTGCAGAGGATGTCCAAAAGAGTAGGATCTTCTATATCCTATG GTCCCCAGACACCGCCAAGGTGAAGAGCAAGATGCTTTACGCCACCTCAAACCAAAAATTCAAGAGTGGGCTCAATGGCATTCAGGTGGATCTGCAGGCTACTGATGCTAGTGAAATCACCCTTGATGTGATCAGTGCTCGAGCACGCTAG
- the LOC101766473 gene encoding actin-depolymerizing factor 3, translating to MANAASGVAVADECVARFQELRTGRAHRFVVFKVDDSQQQVVVDKVGARDAGFGDLTASLPPDDCRYAVYDHDFTVGEATAAGPGGEAPRSKIFFVSWSPATADVRSKMVYASSCEGFKKELDGVQIDVQATDPSELTLDVLNDHVS from the exons ATG GCGAACGCGGCGTCcggcgtggcggtggcggatgaGTGCGTGGCGCGGTTCCAGGAGCTGCGGACGGGCCGCGCCCACCGCTTCGTGGTGTTCAAGGTCGACGACTCccagcagcaggtggtggtCGACAAGGTGGGCGCCCGGGACGCCGGCTTCGGCGACCTCACCGCCAGCCTCCCCCCCGACGACTGCCGCTACGCCGTCTACGACCACGACTTCAccgtcggggaggccacggcCGCCGGCCCCGGGGGAGAGGCGCCCCGCAGCAAGATCTTCTTCGTGTCGTGgtccccggcgacggcggacgtCAGGAGCAAGATGGTGTACGCCAGCTCCTGCGAGGGGTTCAAGAAGGAGCTGGATGGCGTGCAGATCGACGTGCAGGCCACCGACCCCAGCGAGCTCACCCTCGACGTCCTCAACGACCACGTCTCCTAA
- the LOC101766893 gene encoding zinc finger protein ZAT8: MTKHPRDAAAGDVTLSLALSLGGLLPGEHGAKKPRRTGGGGGEGEFVCKTCSRAFASFQALGGHRTSHLRGRHGLALGMPTTATPGKQAAAAKDPKAPAPHAAASHQCHVCGLGFEMGQALGGHMRRHREEAAAAAQAPPVLLQLFV; this comes from the coding sequence ATGACGAAGCACCCgagagacgccgccgccggcgacgtgaCCCTGTCCCTCGCGCTCTCCCTCGGCGGCCTGCTGCCGGGCGAGCACGGCGCCAAGAAGCCGCgccgcacgggcggcggcggcggcgagggcgagttCGTCTGCAAGACGTGCAGCCGCGCCTTCGCCTCGTTCCAGGCGCTGGGCGGACACAGGACCAGCCACCTgcgcggccgccacggcctcgCGCTCGGGATGCCCACCACGGCGACCCCGGGCAAGCAGGCTGCAGCCGCCAAGGACCCcaaggcgccggcgccgcatgCTGCTGCCAGCCACCAGTGCCACGTCTGCGGGCTCGGGTTTGAGATGGGCCAAGCGCTCGGCGGCCACATGAGGCGGCAccgcgaggaggccgccgccgcggcgcaggcGCCGCCCGTCCTCCTCCAGCTCTTCGTCTAG
- the LOC101767301 gene encoding zinc finger protein ZAT12 yields the protein MKHPRDQQEEVSLALSLSTTDSSTTTSDSATAGSPASAAASNKRARRRGPVVATSGEGEFVCKTCGRAFTSFQALGGHRTSHLRGRHGLELGVGAKALKQHKAADAAGKGAGDKQEQRPQHECHICGLGFEMGQALGGHMRRHREEMGAAEAADAWVWRSVERLPEELELRRAAAAEPPVLLELFA from the coding sequence ATGAAGCACCCTCGGGACCAGCAAGAGGAGGTGTCGCTAGCCCTGTCGCTGAGCACGACGGACTCGTCCACGACGACCTCGGACTCCGCCACCGCGGGGtccccggcgtcggcggcggcgtccaataagcgggcgcggcggagggggccggtggTGGCGACGTCGGGGGAAGGGGAGTTCGTGTGCAAGACGTGCGGCCGGGCCTTCACCTCGTTCCAGGCGCTGGGCGGGCACCGGACCAGCCACCTGCGGGGCCGCCACGGCCTCGAGCTCGGCGTCGGCGCCAAGGCGCTCAAGCAGCACAAGGCGGCCGACGCTGCAGGCAAGGGCGCCGGCGACAAGCAGGAGCAGCGGCCGCAGCACGAGTGCCACATCTGCGGGCTCGGCTTCGAGATGGGCCAGGCGCTGGGCGGACACATGAGGCGGCACCGCGAGGAGAtgggcgccgccgaggccgccgacgCATGGGTCTGGCGCAGCGTCGAACGCCTCCCGGAGGAGCTGGAActacgccgcgccgccgccgccgagccgcccgTCTTGCTCGAGCTCTTTGCCTAG